A window of the Brassica napus cultivar Da-Ae chromosome C5, Da-Ae, whole genome shotgun sequence genome harbors these coding sequences:
- the LOC125587939 gene encoding uncharacterized protein LOC125587939 isoform X2, with protein sequence MPPRRRTTRAQTARAVRDNVDEHEQPAVPPPAAPPVDQDALRQMVQDAARQAAQEALQQIAQEAARQAAQEAARVAAQEVARQMAAVQQGPQVQVQQGPQIRVQQVPLVQVQHDQHGPVQQFAHGVQDLPPPPPRPHVYPVYDERFYRLTCQMRNMEMEHFSGTVDAVAAHDWKLALQRKLEIIECPPELSLRLTMQYLRGDALIWWEGIRLSHFGPERLTFADFIREFDRKYFPKEAMDRKKCEFEHVSQGKMSIREYEVVFNQLRRFAGEGILEEDLMRKFLNGMRVEIRNRCRVATYHRLGDLVEKAAEQEAGLAEEQKYTKADQPKFGGTLEAQQRTWDKPSIQCFYCGKMGHKSRVCRSRLFDAQVAPPVAAAAPVVDVRNCFGCNQPGHIFRDCPRRGNAALPPPPKRLAIAPRVFTVGDPQGAEPIAGETDEQE encoded by the exons ATGCCGCCAAGGAGAAGAACCACCCGTGCCCAGACCGCCAGAGCCGTTAGAGACAATGTAGATGAGCATGAGCAGCCCGCAGTTCCACCACCCGCGGCTCCACCAGTTGATCAGGATGCATTGAGACAGATGGTTCAGGATGCCGCTAGACAGGCCGCTCAGGAGGCACTTCAGCAGATTGCCCAGGAGGCAGCCAGGCAGGCCGCTCAGGAGGCCGCCCGAGTAGCTGCTCAGGAGGTTGCTCGTCAGATGGCTGCCGTTCAGCAGGGTCCTCAGGTTCAGGTGCAGCAGGGTCCGCAGATTCGGGTTCAGCAAGTTCCACTGGTTCAGGTCCAACATGATCAGCATGGTCCAGTTCAGCAGTTTGCTCATGGTGTTCAGGATCtaccgccaccaccaccgcgACCTCATGTTTACCCGGTTTATGATGAGAGGTTCTACAGGCTGACATGTCAGATGAGAAACATGGAGATGGAGCATTTTAGCGGAACAGTGGATGCTGTAGCTGCACATGATTGGAAGTTAGCCTTGCAGCGGAAGCTGGAGATTATTGAGTGTCCACCAGAGTTGTCGCTCAGATTGACTATGCAGTACCTTcgtggagatgctcttatatgGTGGGAGGGAATACGATTGAGTCACTTTGGGCCAGAGAGGCTTACCTTCGCAGACTTCATCCGAGAGTTCGATAGGAAATACTTTCCGAAGGAAGCTATGGATAGGAAGAAATGCGAGTTCGAGCATGTAAGTCAGGGTAAGATGTCTATCAGGGAGTATGAGGTTGTGTTTAACCAACTTCGCAGGTTTGCTGGAGAGGGCATTTTAGAGGAAGACCTGatgaggaaatttttgaatggGATGCGAGTAGAGATTCGTAACAGGTGCCGTGTCGCCACTTATCACAGATTGGGAGACTTGGTGGAGAAAGCTGCCGAGCAGGAGGCAGGTTTGGCAGAGGAGCAGAAGTACACCAAGGCAGATCAGCCTAAGTTTGGAGGGACTTTAGAGGCACAGCAGAGGACATGGGACAAACCGAGCATACAATGCTTTTATTGTGGAAAGATGGGACATAAGAGTAGGGTTTGTCGGAGTAGGCTATTTGATGCCCAGGTTGCGCCACCAGTAGCGGCAGCAGCACCAGTAGTGGATGTTAGGAACTGTTTTGGTTGTAACCAGCCTGGTCACATTTTCAGAGACTGTCCGAGGAGGGGTAATGCAGCGCTTCCACCACCACCGAAGCGTTTAGCCATCGCTCCACGTGTGTTTACGGTTGGAGATCCCCAGGGAGCTGAGCCGATAGCGG gtgagaccgacgagcaggagtga
- the LOC106401659 gene encoding protein SIEL, protein MEEDDSVSLTLHTLASIRSLIINADTPFSAISSVLDFLTGLLPRDDSPILHHVLKLLSDLSLSRNDLTPQIFESILSNLLRLQTSTDSRGRFAAESLAVLASLSERNPTAAVIDGEVFASICIGADVSSRMWMLRNAERFDLPSSVLFTLFFGFTKDPYPCIRRVALDGLVCVCEAGGFDHARAVQGCYARAVELLDDDEDSVRSSAVRAVSVWGKVLIASKEEASRRECSDAVFLQLCSVVRDMSVDVRVEVFKAFGVIGTASESIILQTLSKKVLKAGKGKKRQNRFSNESADAAAAAGVFIHGFEDEFYEVREAAVDSFHSLSVNSIEFPDEAVCLLMDMLYDDYMVVRLKALEALRHIADMGNLKIQETYMPAFLDAIIDTSENIRLTARNILKLAKLPDMKLVNKGVDGVLKSLEMYPQDEPDILSTLFLFGQNHSNFVVNIIKRFRAKLETDSGNKSEFNSRQVSAFLMFIISAPLSNKQSITSIPPLAFSYSLAMLGKFSCGLHDMMDQDTLLAYLAHCTTLSAASGTEFNKADTFLNAYRRSTAYHSGNPVLPPSKDIPAESISMASKEELDPALKPVSHIQLKVKAAWLLLQSAFSKEAIRALRACKQELSTLTANSSISNGAIKFMCQYVHLIELLAQVWPHFENSRHTSSCRSVELEMLMEELEIELMEIRCRFTGLYTEVSLVLELVILSCMLRLYKFEICCGLSCKKKLSSTVSKLELHHEQQCTKPSDFLTETKKSLQEIGSSADISCSRLLDLIKKFNCFSPEQFTLSGNLQCVSAELEVPGNGPYNPVSFVAGLPVAIPCEIKLLNVPRDARLWLRISRSDDTCQFVYLDPNLYNGGETEKRFMFTAVACMTPRAVVFTLQVSIGIECLFEDVCCRKHRYGPKHPVTYLCKEREVHFSLVSRTEAVL, encoded by the exons ATGGAGGAAGACGACTCGGTTTCACTCACTCTCCACACTCTAGCTTCCATTAGATCACTCATCATCAACGCCGACACTCCCTTCTCCGCAATCTCCTCGGTCCTCGACTTCCTCACTGGTCTTCTCCCCCGAGACGACTCGCCGATTCTCCACCACGTCCTCAAGCTCCTCTCCGATCTCTCCCTCTCGAGAAACGACTTAACGCCACAGATCTTCGAATCAATCCTCTCCAACTTGCTCCGCCTCCAAACCTCCACCGATAGCCGCGGACGCTTCGCCGCGGAATCGCTCGCCGTGCTCGCGTCGTTATCCGAACGAAACCCTACCGCCGCCGTAATCGACGGAGAGGTGTTCGCGTCGATTTGCATCGGAGCAGATGTGTCTTCTCGGATGTGGATGCTTAGGAACGCGGAGAGGTTCGATCTCCCGTCGTCGGTGCTCTTCACGTTGTTCTTCGGGTTCACGAAGGATCCGTATCCGTGTATCAGAAGAGTAGCTCTCGATGGATTGGTTTGTGTATGTGAGGCTGGTGGTTTCGATCACGCACGTGCCGTGCAAGGTTGCTATGCACGTGCTGTTGAGCTTCTAGACGATGATGAAGATAGCGTCAGATCTTCTGCAGTTCGTGcc GTTAGTGTGTGGGGCAAAGTGTTGATAGCATCCAAGGAAGAGGCGAGTAGAAGAGAGTGTTCTGATGCTGTGTTTCTCCAG CTTTGTTCTGTTGTGAGAGATATGAGTGTAGACGTGAGGGTTGAGGTGTTCAAGGCATTTGGGGTGATAGGAACTGCATCAGAAAGCATTATACTGCAAACACTTTCTAAAAAAGTATTGAAAGCCGGGAAAGGGAAGAAACGGCAGAATCGTTTTTCGAATGAGTCTGCTGATGCCGCTGCTGCAGCTGgggttttcatccatggttttgaAGATGAATTCTACGAG GTACGGGAAGCTGCGGTTGACTCTTTCCACTCCCTCTCAGTAAATTCTATCGAATTCCCAGATGAAGCTGTTTGCCTATTGATGGATATGCTATACGATGATTATATGGTTGTCAGGTTGAAAGCTTTAGAGGCATTGCGTCATATAGCAGACATGGGGAACTTGAAGATACAAGAAACTTATATGCCCGCG TTTTTGGATGCTATTATTGATACCTCTGAGAACATAAGACTTACTGCTAGAAACATTCTCAAATTGGCAAAGCTGCCCGATATGAAGCTGGTCAACAAAGGTGTTGATGGTGTTCTAAAAAGTTTAGAGATGTATCCACAG GACGAACCTGATATCTTGTCTACTCTGTTCCTTTTCGGACAAAATCATTCAAATTTCGTAGTCAATATAATCAAGAGATTTCGTGCAAAG TTGGAGACAGACTCCGGAAATAAAAGTGAATTCAACAGCCGACAGGTGTCTGCGTTTCTGATGTTCATAATCTCAGCTCCTCTCTCAAACAAACAAAGCATCACTTCCATACCGCCTTTGGCTTTTTCATATTCGCTTGCAATGCTGGGAAAATTCTCTTGTGGACTTCATGATATGATGGACCAGGATACTCTTTTGGCTTACTTGGCTCATTGCACTACTCTTTCTGCTGCATCGGGTACAGAATTCAATAAAGCAGATACGTTTTTAAATGCATATAGGCGCAGTACTGCATATCATAGCGGAAACCCTGTCCTACCACCAAGCAAAGATATACCTGCTGAGAGCATATCCATGGCTTCCAAAGAAGAATTGGATCCAGCACTGAAGCCTGTGAGCCATATACAGTTGAAAGTGAAGGCTGCCTGGTTATTATTACAATCAGCATTCTCTAAAGAAGCAATCCGAGCCTTAAG GGCTTGCAAACAGGAGTTATCAACTTTGACAGCCAACTCCTCAATCTCCAATGGCGCAATAAAATTTATGTGTCAGTACGTTCACCTAATCGAACTTCTCGCTCAGGTATGGCCTCATTTCGAAAACTCAAGACACACCAGCTCATGTAGATCTGTAGAACTGGAAATGCTGATGGAAGAGTTAGAGATAGAACTGATGGAGATAAGGTGTAGATTCACAGGCCTGTATACGGAAGTGTCACTAGTACTGGAGCTAGTCATTTTAAGTTGCATGTTAAGGCTATATAAATTTGAGATCTGCTGCGGACTTAGCTGCAAGAAGAAGCTATCTTCAACAGTATCTAAATTAGAGCTCCACCATGAACAACAATGTACCAAACCATCAGACTTTCTAACCGAAACTAAGAAGTCATTGCAAGAGATTGGGAGCTCTGCTGATATAAGTTGCTCTAGACTACTTGACCTCATCAAGAAATTCAATTGCTTCTCCCCGGAACAGTTTACCCTCTCTGGTAATCTGCAGTGTGTCAGTGCAGAGCTCGAGGTTCCTGGTAATGGTCCTTACAATCCAGTTTCCTTTGTGGCTGGACTACCAGTGGCTATACCGTGCGAGATCAAGCTGCTCAATGTGCCAAGGGATGCCCGTTTGTGGCTGAGAATATCCAGAAGCGATGACACTTGCCAGTTTGTGTACTTGGACCCAAACCTTTACAATGGAGGCGAGACAGAGAAGAGGTTTATGTTTACTGCAGTAGCTTGCATGACCCCGAGAGCTGTTGTGTTCACACTGCAGGTCTCAATAGGCATAGAGTGTTTATTCGAAGATGTTTGTTGCAGAAAACATCGTTATGGTCCGAAGCATCCAGTGACTTATCTATGTAAGGAAAGAGAAGTTCACTTCTCCCTTGTTTCAAGAACAGAAGCTGTATTGTAA
- the LOC106396994 gene encoding non-specific lipid-transfer protein 6-like isoform X1: MRSLLLALFLVLAFHRGEAAVSCNAVVGDLYPCLSYVVQGGNVPANCCNGIRTLNSQAQTPVDRQGVCRCIKNAIGGVSFSSNNLNNAQSLPAKCGVNLPYSISPSTNCDSIN, translated from the exons ATGAGATCTCTCTTACTAGCCTTGTTCCTAGTTCTTGCTTTTCACCGTGGCGAAGCAGCCGTGTCTTGCAACGCCGTGGTTGGAGATCTTTACCCTTGCCTCTCCTACGTGGTTCAAGGCGGTAACGTCCCAGCGAACTGCTGCAACGGTATCAGAACGCTCAACAGTCAGGCTCAAACCCCTGTGGACCGTCAGGGCGTTTGCCGTTGCATAAAAAATGCTATCGGAGGAGTCTCTTTCTCTTCTAACAACCTCAACAATGCTCAGTCTCTGCCTGCTAAGTGTGGTGTGAATCTCCCTTACAGTATCAGCCCTTCCACCAACTGCGACAG TATCAACTGA
- the LOC125587939 gene encoding uncharacterized protein LOC125587939 isoform X1 — translation MPPRRRTTRAQTARAVRDNVDEHEQPAVPPPAAPPVDQDALRQMVQDAARQAAQEALQQIAQEAARQAAQEAARVAAQEVARQMAAVQQGPQVQVQQGPQIRVQQVPLVQVQHDQHGPVQQFAHGVQDLPPPPPRPHVYPVYDERFYRLTCQMRNMEMEHFSGTVDAVAAHDWKLALQRKLEIIECPPELSLRLTMQYLRGDALIWWEGIRLSHFGPERLTFADFIREFDRKYFPKEAMDRKKCEFEHVSQGKMSIREYEVVFNQLRRFAGEGILEEDLMRKFLNGMRVEIRNRCRVATYHRLGDLVEKAAEQEAGLAEEQKYTKADQPKFGGTLEAQQRTWDKPSIQCFYCGKMGHKSRVCRSRLFDAQVAPPVAAAAPVVDVRNCFGCNQPGHIFRDCPRRGNAALPPPPKRLAIAPRVFTVGDPQGAEPIAGMFLSYLLVLIFVVLWLSCIVRDL, via the coding sequence ATGCCGCCAAGGAGAAGAACCACCCGTGCCCAGACCGCCAGAGCCGTTAGAGACAATGTAGATGAGCATGAGCAGCCCGCAGTTCCACCACCCGCGGCTCCACCAGTTGATCAGGATGCATTGAGACAGATGGTTCAGGATGCCGCTAGACAGGCCGCTCAGGAGGCACTTCAGCAGATTGCCCAGGAGGCAGCCAGGCAGGCCGCTCAGGAGGCCGCCCGAGTAGCTGCTCAGGAGGTTGCTCGTCAGATGGCTGCCGTTCAGCAGGGTCCTCAGGTTCAGGTGCAGCAGGGTCCGCAGATTCGGGTTCAGCAAGTTCCACTGGTTCAGGTCCAACATGATCAGCATGGTCCAGTTCAGCAGTTTGCTCATGGTGTTCAGGATCtaccgccaccaccaccgcgACCTCATGTTTACCCGGTTTATGATGAGAGGTTCTACAGGCTGACATGTCAGATGAGAAACATGGAGATGGAGCATTTTAGCGGAACAGTGGATGCTGTAGCTGCACATGATTGGAAGTTAGCCTTGCAGCGGAAGCTGGAGATTATTGAGTGTCCACCAGAGTTGTCGCTCAGATTGACTATGCAGTACCTTcgtggagatgctcttatatgGTGGGAGGGAATACGATTGAGTCACTTTGGGCCAGAGAGGCTTACCTTCGCAGACTTCATCCGAGAGTTCGATAGGAAATACTTTCCGAAGGAAGCTATGGATAGGAAGAAATGCGAGTTCGAGCATGTAAGTCAGGGTAAGATGTCTATCAGGGAGTATGAGGTTGTGTTTAACCAACTTCGCAGGTTTGCTGGAGAGGGCATTTTAGAGGAAGACCTGatgaggaaatttttgaatggGATGCGAGTAGAGATTCGTAACAGGTGCCGTGTCGCCACTTATCACAGATTGGGAGACTTGGTGGAGAAAGCTGCCGAGCAGGAGGCAGGTTTGGCAGAGGAGCAGAAGTACACCAAGGCAGATCAGCCTAAGTTTGGAGGGACTTTAGAGGCACAGCAGAGGACATGGGACAAACCGAGCATACAATGCTTTTATTGTGGAAAGATGGGACATAAGAGTAGGGTTTGTCGGAGTAGGCTATTTGATGCCCAGGTTGCGCCACCAGTAGCGGCAGCAGCACCAGTAGTGGATGTTAGGAACTGTTTTGGTTGTAACCAGCCTGGTCACATTTTCAGAGACTGTCCGAGGAGGGGTAATGCAGCGCTTCCACCACCACCGAAGCGTTTAGCCATCGCTCCACGTGTGTTTACGGTTGGAGATCCCCAGGGAGCTGAGCCGATAGCGGGTATGTTCTTATCATACTTGCTTGTGTTAATATTTGTGGTTTTGTGGTTATCTTGTATAGTTCGAGATTTGTGA
- the LOC106401660 gene encoding putative pentatricopeptide repeat-containing protein At3g08820, protein MSIAAVSSPSKLHQIKTLISVASTVNHLKQIHASLIHHDHHHDTYLVNLLLKRTLFFRENHYSSLLFSHTQFPNIFLYNTLINGLVNNSLFRETLDLFLSVRKHHGLSLYGFTFPFVLKACIRSQNLTLGIELHPLVVKCGFNRDAGAMTSLLSLYSGSGRVDDARKVFDEMPERTIVSWTAFFSGCISSGKHGDAIGLFKKMVESGVRPDSYSVVRVLSACVQVGDLDSAEWIANLVEEIEMQKNSYVNTTLVNLYTKRGKMEKARSVFDSMGEKDAVTWSTMIQGYASNSLPKEGVELFHQMLREDLKPDQYSIVGFLSSCASLGALDLGEWGSGLIDRDEFLTNLVMGNALIDMYAKCGDMTRGFQVFKDMKEKDRVIMNTAITGLAKNGHVKLSFAVFGQTEKLGISPDGYTFLGLLCGCVHAGLIQDGLRFFNSISSVYSLKRTVEHYGCMVDLWGRAGQLSEAYRLICDMPMKPNAIIWGALLTGCRLVKETRLAERVLKELIALEPWNAGNYVQLSNIYSVNGRWDEAAEVREEMNKKGMKKLPGWSWIELEGTVHEFLADDKSHPLSDKIYAKLEDLGNEMRLMGFVPTTECVMFDVEEEEKETVLGYHSEKLAVALGLISTGHGEVIRVVKNLRVCGDCHEAMKLISKITRREIVVRDNNRFHCFTNGTCSCNDYW, encoded by the coding sequence ATGAGCATCGCCGCCGTCTCATCACCATCCAAACTTcatcaaatcaaaaccctaatctccGTCGCATCCACCGTCAACCACCTGAAACAGATCCACGCGTCTCTCATCCACCACGATCACCACCATGACACTTACCTCGTTAACCTCCTCCTCAAGCGAACTCTCTTCTTCCGCGAGAACCACTACTCCTCCCTCCTCTTCTCCCACACACAGTTCCCAAACATCTTCCTCTACAACACTCTCATCAACGGCCTCGTCAACAACAGCCTCTTCCGCGAAACGCTCGACCTCTTCCTCTCCGTCCGCAAACACCACGGCCTCTCCTTATACGGTTTCACTTTCCCTTTCGTCCTCAAGGCGTGCATTAGATCACAGAATCTAACGCTCGGGATTGAGCTCCATCCTCTTGTTGTGAAATGCGGGTTTAATCGCGATGCCGGCGCTATGACGAGTTTGCTCTCTCTGTACTCTGGATCCGGGCGGGTTGACGATGCTCGCAaggtgttcgacgaaatgccCGAGAGAACGATTGTTTCTTGGACGGCTTTTTTTAGTGGGTGTATTTCCTCAGGGAAGCATGGGGATGCGATTGGTTTGTTTAAGAAGATGGTGGAGAGTGGTGTGAGGCCGGATAGCTACTCCGTTGTTCGGGTTTTATCTGCTTGTGTTCAGGTAGGGGATCTCGATAGTGCCGAGTGGATTGCTAATCTAGTTGAAGAGATTGAGATGCAGAAGAACTCATATGTGAACACTACACTGGTTAATCTCTACACGAAGCGTGGGAAGATGGAGAAAGCTCGCTCTGTTTTCGACTCGATGGGGGAGAAAGATGCAGTTACTTGGAGCACTATGATACAAGGGTACGCTTCGAACAGCCTCCCGAAGGAAGGTGTAGAGTTGTTCCACCAGATGCTGCGGGAAGATCTGAAACCGGATCAGTATTCGATTGTCgggtttctttcttcttgtgCAAGCTTAGGAGCGCTTGATCTAGGCGAATGGGGAAGTGGTTTGATAGATAGGGATGAGTTCTTGACTAATCTTGTTATGGGGAATGCGTTGATCgacatgtatgcaaaatgtggGGATATGACTAGGGGATTTCAAGTGTTTAAAGATATGAAGGAGAAGGATAGAGTCATCATGAACACTGCGATTACTGGTCTGGCCAAGAACGGCCATGTCAAGCTGTCTTTTGCTGTTTTCGGACAAACAGAGAAGCTAGGTATCTCACCTGATGGGTACACATTCCTTGGATTGCTATGTGGGTGTGTTCACGCAGGGCTAATCCAAGACGGGCTTCGGTTTTTCAACTCCATAAGCTCTGTTTACTCGTTGAAACGCACGGTTGAGCACTATGGTTGCATGGTTGATCTTTGGGGCAGAGCAGGACAGTTAAGTGAAGCGTACCGGTTGATCTGCGATATGCCAATGAAGCCAAACGCGATAATATGGGGAGCGTTGCTAACCGGATGCAGACTGGTCAAAGAAACTCGGTTAGCTGAACGTGTTCTGAAAGAACTCATCGCTCTTGAGCCGTGGAATGCAGGAAACTACGTTCAATTATCCAACATATACTCGGTTAATGGCAGATGGGACGAAGCGGCTGAAGTGAGAGAGGAAATGAACAAGAAAGGTATGAAGAAGCTTCCTGGATGGAGTTGGATCGAATTGGAAGGGACGGTGCACGAGTTTCTGGCTGATGATAAGTCTCATCCTCTGAGCGACAAGATATATGCGAAGCTAGAAGATTTGGGTAATGAAATGAGGCTTATGGGTTTTGTGCCAACGACAGAATGTGTTATGTTCgacgttgaagaagaagaaaaggagaCGGTGTTGGGGTATCACAGCGAGAAGCTTGCGGTTGCGTTGGGGTTGATCAGTACGGGTCATGGCGAAGTGATTCGAGTGGTGAAGAATCTAAGAGTATGCGGAGATTGTCATGAAGCGATGAAGTTGATATCGAAGATCACAAGAAGAGAGATTGTTGTTAGAGATAATAATAGGTTTCATTGTTTTACAAACGGCACTTGTTCTTGCAATGACTACTGGTGA
- the LOC106396994 gene encoding non-specific lipid-transfer protein 6-like isoform X2, producing MRSLLLALFLVLAFHRGEAAVSCNAVVGDLYPCLSYVVQGGNVPANCCNGIRTLNSQAQTPVDRQGVCRCIKNAIGGVSFSSNNLNNAQSLPAKCGVNLPYSISPSTNCDSIN from the coding sequence ATGAGATCTCTCTTACTAGCCTTGTTCCTAGTTCTTGCTTTTCACCGTGGCGAAGCAGCCGTGTCTTGCAACGCCGTGGTTGGAGATCTTTACCCTTGCCTCTCCTACGTGGTTCAAGGCGGTAACGTCCCAGCGAACTGCTGCAACGGTATCAGAACGCTCAACAGTCAGGCTCAAACCCCTGTGGACCGTCAGGGCGTTTGCCGTTGCATAAAAAATGCTATCGGAGGAGTCTCTTTCTCTTCTAACAACCTCAACAATGCTCAGTCTCTGCCTGCTAAGTGTGGTGTGAATCTCCCTTACAGTATCAGCCCTTCCACCAACTGCGACAG
- the LOC106399063 gene encoding E3 ubiquitin-protein ligase RNF14-like, whose amino-acid sequence MGTCFSSSSSSTSRTRMVDYYYDQDELYDYNRVFPPCDVNYVNNLHLQEALVSSLVTSMEEEINHHPQPQRHVTLRIKHEEEEPEIKAGNEPVEPSSMLCMICMDEKSPSDMFRGNCTHFYCTECTVRYVETRIGENVAGINCPDVDCTHLIEPNTCRDLIPRNLMERWDKALCESLFMSSGKVYCPFESCSAMLVVEGGDDKVTMTECPSCHRLFCAQCKVTWHEGIGCKEFQRVGKTKKKCRVILNGILNIAKRKEKKKNVDKLLIQLAKKKQWRRCPSCNFYVEKLVGCMHISCRSVTFIAIKSLYYACF is encoded by the coding sequence ATGGGAACCTGCttctcttcatcatcatcatcaacgtCACGCACAAGGATGGTAGATTATTACTACGACCAGGATGAATTATACGATTACAACAGAGTTTTCCCACCCTGCGACGTAAACTATGTCAATAATCTGCATCTCCAAGAAGCTCTGGTTTCTTCTTTGGTCACTTCGATGGAGGAGGAGATTAACCATCATCCCCAACCCCAAAGGCATGTTACCTTGCGTATCAAGcacgaggaagaagaaccggagATAAAAGCAGGGAACGAACCCGTAGAACCATCTAGCATGTTATGTATGATATGTATGGACGAGAAGTCTCCTTCCGACATGTTCCGAGGTAACTGCACTCACTTCTATTGCACCGAGTGCACGGTCCGTTACGTAGAGACCAGGATAGGAGAAAACGTAGCTGGAATCAATTGTCCTGACGTGGATTGCACTCACCTGATAGAGCCAAACACATGTCGAGATCTGATTCCAAGGAATTTGATGGAGAGATGGGACAAAGCTTTGTGCGAGTCGTTGTTCATGTCGTCGGGGAAAGTCTACTGTCCGTTCGAAAGCTGCTCGGCGATGCTGGTGGTGGAGGGTGGTGATGATAAAGTGACGATGACGGAGTGTCCGTCTTGTCACAGACTGTTTTGCGCTCAGTGTAAAGTGACATGGCACGAAGGGATTGGGTGCAAGGAGTTTCAGAGAGTTGGTAAGACTAAGAAGAAGTGTCGCGTAATTTTGAATGGAATATTAAACATAGCCAAAcggaaagaaaagaagaagaatgttgATAAATTGTTGATTCAGTTGGCTAAGAAGAAGCAGTGGAGGAGGTGTCCTAGTTGCAACTTCTACGTTGAGAAACTCGTTGGTTGTATGCATATAAGTTGCAGGTCAGTCACCTTCATCGCCATCAAATCATTATATTATGcatgtttttaa
- the LOC106397197 gene encoding BRISC complex subunit Abraxas 2 — protein MDDLSLERIEIPGPTLASLIQRASSSPGDVDGLLFGQIHRIASTTLSDDSPAEPSASISSSSSSDQIVATVTSFISSGKTVSFYDPLGRVDSRRIDSLQLGSPDRLLGWFSARRTTANRPSMRELAVASSLSSRFQLPIENSESPNSMPSSVFILLTTPLTDQLIHTHEYRAYQFRPLNRRLEPRSLGIVNIGPAFRGHYGSFNPKSGFPPLLCEVSSSAMMNEDRDEGSLSGKKQAVKDQKEVDALADGFGVGSLKRLVGAEAASYTGGVEEMYERMLAKVESLASEVDKSSAKVLELDNHNRKLRYRVARIER, from the exons ATGGACGATCTCTCTCTAGAAAGAATCGAGATTCCAGGCCCAACACTAGCTTCCCTCATTCAACGAGCGTCCTCCTCTCCTGGCGACGTCGACGGCTTGCTCTTCGGCCAAATCCACCGAATCGCCTCCACCACCTTATCCGACGACTCTCCGGCGGAACCATCCGCCTcgatctcctcctcctcctcatctgATCAAATCGTCGCCACAGTCACAAGCTTCATCTCCTCCGGCAAAACCGTCTCCTTCTACGATCCCCTCGGCCGAGTTGACTCGCGCCGGATCGACTCTCTCCAACTCGGTTCACCTGACCGCCTCCTCGGCTGGTTCTCCGCCCGGAGAACCACCGCAAACCGCCCCTCCATGCGCGAGCTCGCCGTCGCGTCTTCCCTCTCGTCTCGATTTCAGTTACCGATCGAGAACTCGGAAAGCCCTAACTCGATGCCTTCCTCCGTGTTCATCCTTCTCACCACGCCGTTGACGGATCAGCTAATCCACACGCACGAGTACCGCGCGTACCAGTTCCGCCCTTTAAACCGACGGTTAGAACCGAGATCTCTCGGTATAGTCAACATCGGACCGGCGTTTCGCGGACACTACGGTTCGTTTAATCCGAAGTCGGGGTTCCCGCCGCTGCTGTGCGAGGTTAGCAGCTCGGCGATGATGAACGAGGACAGGGACGAAGGTTCTTTGAGCGGGAAGAAGCAAGCGGTGAAGGATCAGAAGGAAGTTGATGCGTTAGCTGATGGGTTTGGAGTGGGGAGCTTGAAGCGTTTGGTTGGAGCTGAAGCTGCGAGCTATACAGGGGGTGTTGAGGAGATGTATGAGAGGATGCTGGCGAAAGTCGAGAGCTTGGCTTCGGAGGTTGACAAGAGCTCCGCTAAAGTACTTGAACTG GATAATCATAACCGGAAGTTGAGATACCGAGTTGCCAGAATCGAGCGGTGa